One genomic region from Phragmites australis chromosome 1, lpPhrAust1.1, whole genome shotgun sequence encodes:
- the LOC133919955 gene encoding anthocyanidin 5,3-O-glucosyltransferase-like — MVDKTVVLYPSLGVGHLNPMVQLAKAFLRRGGVAVTIAVVDPPDKDAVLETTLARLAAASPSITVRFLPIPPCDRKEYSHPLIPILDALRVANPALRDFLGSLTAVDALVVDMFCTEALDVAAELAIPAYIFYPSAAGDFAVYLQIPDFCREAPCSLKDMGKAPLNFAGVPPVRALDMPDTMQDRETDVGRVRLQQLARMPEATGILVNSFDWLEARALKALREGHCLPGRSTPKIYCVGPLVDGGSTDENGERHACLEWLDGQPKRSVVFLCFGSMGTFSAAQLKEMARGLEGSGHRFLWSVRSPREGHSNSLEPDLEALLPDGFLKRTKDRGLVVKNWAPQTEVLRHEAVGAFVTHCGWNSALEAIMAGVPMICWPLYAEQRLNKVHMVEEMKVGVAVEGYDEVLVKADEVDAKVRLVMESEEGKMLRERMAIAKEMAADAVKEGGSSDVELTEFLRHLGNINLKNEE, encoded by the coding sequence ATGGTGGACAAGACGGTGGTCCTGTACCCCTCCTTGGGTGTGGGCCATCTGAACCCCATGGTGCAGCTGGCCAAGGCTTtcctccgccgcggcggcgtcgcCGTCACCATTGCCGTCGTCGACCCGCCCGACAAGGACGCCGTGTTGGAGACTACGCTAGCGCGCCTTGCCGCGGCCAGTCCCTCCATCACGGTCCGTTTCCTCCCCATCCCGCCCTGCGACAGAAAGGAGTACTCCCACCCTCTCATACCCATCCTGGACGCGCTCCGCGTCGCGAACCCCGCGCTCCGGGACTTCCTCGGCTCGCTGACTGCCGTCGACGCCCTCGTGGTCGACATGTTCTGCACCGAGGCGCTCGACGTCGCCGCGGAACTCGCCATCCCTGCGTACATCTTCTACCCGTCCGCGGCCGGCGACTTCGCGGTCTACCTTCAGATTCCAGATTTCTGCCGCGAGGCGCCTTGCTCGTTAAAGGATATGGGCAAGGCGCCGCTGAACTTCGCCGGCGTGCCGCCGGTCCGCGCGCTGGACATGCCGGACACTATGCAGGACCGAGAGACCGACGTGGGAAGGGTACGGCTGCAGCAGCTCGCCCGGATGCCGGAAGCGACAGGCATTCTGGTGAATAGCTTCGACTGGTTGGAGGCGAGGGCACTGAAAGCGTTACGTGAAGGCCACTGCCTGCCCGGCCGCTCGACACCGAAAATCTACTGCGTCGGGCCACTGGTCGACGGTGGCAGCACCGATGAAAACGGCGAGAGGCACGCGTGCCTCGAATGGCTGGACGGGCAGCCCAAGCGGAGCGTGGTGTTCCTCTGCTTTGGAAGCATGGGCACCTTCTCGGCGGCGCAGCTGAAAGAGATGGCGCGTGGTCTAGAGGGCTCCGGGCACAGGTTCTTGTGGTCCGTGCGAAGCCCACGCGAGGGGCATAGCAACTCTCTCGAGCCTGATCTGGAGGCGTTGCTTCCCGATGGGTTCTTGAAGAGAACCAAAGACAGAGGACTGGTTGTGAAGAACTGGGCGCCGCAGACAGAGGTGCTGCGGCACGAGGCTGTGGGGGCGTTTGTGACTCACTGTGGGTGGAACTCGGCACTGGAGGCGATCATGGCCGGCGTGCCAATGATATGCTGGCCGTTGTACGCGGAGCAGAGGCTCAACAAGGTGCACATGGTGGAGGAGATGAAGGTTGGGGTGGCGGTGGAGGGCTATGACGAGGTGTTGGTGAAGGCTGACGAGGTGGACGCTAAGGTGAGGCTGGTGATGGAATCCGAGGAAGGGAAGATGCTTAGAGAGAGGATGGCGATAGCGAAGGAGATGGCTGCCGATGCTGTCAAGGAAGGCGGGTCGTCTGACGTGGAACTTACTGAGTTTTTGAGGCATTTGGGGAATATCAACCTAAAGAATGAAGAGTGA
- the LOC133889579 gene encoding uncharacterized protein LOC133889579, producing the protein MTSTGPYNAAAAAGKEETARPLAIPSPTVHPATTNDAGDEEAATTGRWRSMQRLRKRRCLLCCCGCCATSVVILGIVILVLALTVFKVKDPILTMNRVTLEGVDGGLGTQQHPVSVNATLNADISIKNPNVASFRFERSETDFYYAGETVGVAYAPDGEVGADRTVRMNVTLDVLADRISPNVTATDLIFGQNYNLTSYTEITGRVNVLGIYKRDLDIKMNCSIMLEVGAFTTVQSKTTDCVANVR; encoded by the coding sequence ATGACGAGCACAGGCCCGTACAACGCCGCCGCAGCGGCCGGGAAGGAGGAGACGGCAAGGCCGCTTGCTATCCCGTCCCCGACCGTCCACCCGGCGACAACCAACGACGCCGGGGACGAGGAGGCCGCGACCACCGGGCGCTGGCGCTCCATGCAGCGCCTCCGCAAGCGCCGGTGCCTGCTctgctgctgcggctgctgcGCCACCTCCGTGGTCATCTTGGGCATCGTCATCCTCGTGCTCGCGCTCACCGTGTTCAAGGTCAAGGACCCCATCCTCACCATGAACCGCGTCACGCTGGAGGGCGTCGACGGCGGCCTCGGCACACAGCAGCACCCGGTGTCCGTGAACGCCACGCTCAACGCCGACATCTCCATCAAGAACCCGAACGTGGCGTCGTTCAGGTTCGAACGGAGCGAGACGGACTTCTACTACGCGGGGGAAACGGTCGGCGTGGCGTACGCGCCCGACGGCGAGGTCGGCGCCGACCGCACCGTGCGCATGAACGTCACGCTCGATGTGCTCGCCGACCGCATCTCGCCTAACGTCACCGCGACGGACCTCATCTTCGGCCAGAACTACAACCTGACGAGCTACACGGAGATCACCGGGAGGGTGAACGTGCTTGGCATCTACAAGAGGGACCTCGACATCAAGATGAACTGCTCCATCATGCTGGAGGTGGGGGCCTTCACCACCGTGCAGAGCAAAACCACGGACTGCGTTGCAAACGTGAGATGA